A region from the Lonchura striata isolate bLonStr1 chromosome 16, bLonStr1.mat, whole genome shotgun sequence genome encodes:
- the SOCS1 gene encoding suppressor of cytokine signaling 1 produces MVAHSKVSADNALGADPRRLLDPPARDCSQARGFQGPGRPGTVQAQGNTHFRTFRSQADFSSITRASSLLDACGFYWGPLTVSAAHEKLKSEPEGTFLIRDSTQKNCFFAISVKTATGPTSIRINFQTGRFSLDGSKESFDCLFKLLEHYLSSPRKVLVAPLRKVRVQPLQELCRKSIVKTFGRENLNQIPLNPVLKDYLKSFPFQI; encoded by the coding sequence ATGGTAGCGCACAGCAAGGTGTCAGCAGATAATGCACTTGGAGCAGACCCAAGAAGACTTCTTGACCCTCCGGCACGGGATTGCTCACAGGCACGAGGCTTCCAGGGCCCCGGCCGGCCCGGCACTGTGCAGGCACAGGGCAACACACACTTCCGAACCTTTCGCTCCCAAGCGGATTTCAGTAGCATCACTCGAGCCAGCAGCCTGCTGGATGCCTGTGGCTTCTACTGGGGGCCTCTGACTGTCAGTGCTGCCCACGAGAAGCTGAAGTCTGAGCCCGAGGGCACCTTCCTCATCAGGGACAGCACACAAAAGAATTGCTTCTTTGCCATCAGTGTTAAGACTGCAACTGGACCCACCAGTATCCGGATTAACTTTCAGACCGGGCGTTTCAGCCTGGATGGCAGCAAAGAGAGTTTTGACTGTCTTTTTAAGCTGCTGGAACATTACCTAAGCTCCCCTAGGAAGGTACTGGTTGCCCCCCTTCGCAAGGTCCGGGTGCAGCCACTGCAGGAGCTCTGCCGGAAAAGCATCGTGAAGACTTTTGGAAGAGAGAACTTAAATCAGATCCCACTCAATCCTGTTTTAAAGGACTACCTGAAATCCTTCCCATTTCAGATATAA